A single region of the Gossypium arboreum isolate Shixiya-1 chromosome 12, ASM2569848v2, whole genome shotgun sequence genome encodes:
- the LOC108454157 gene encoding glucan endo-1,3-beta-glucosidase 1 isoform X3, whose amino-acid sequence MTLLFQCTCAGQESIEYLRLYDTTPEDALPHGDVPIAVAVNGNVLREVSSSVLKAESWVRVHALAHFPAAKITTILVGDTILCQNGKGEEDSLRFLLPSLKNIYHSLTRWGLEKDIKVSAVFSSDCLMQNSVVFTDDLGKKVVKSLLEFFQNTNSTYSIIASPNLSSSLHETLVLLSSHLDFMKRVGSFELRKVNVVFPSQQLKKPISRKLSMMDSKFERPFPDRPAPLPLTAPSTGISAPANVAKIPHPPQYPIASLPPISFPVDSPPPFSFPIAPELPPPFVPASSPSGFHLPPCNPAYDTAPAPETVVVQKLWCVAKPSVPTETLQEAMDYACGEGGADCKELMPDGSCFYPDTIVAHASYAFNSYWQKTKRNGGTCNFGGTAMIINADPSFLECRFVLS is encoded by the exons ATGACCCTTCTCTTTCAATGTACAT gCGCAGGTCAAGAATCTATTGAATACCTTAGGCTTTATGACACAACTCCGGAGGATGCATTACCTCACGGTGATGTTCCTATAGCAGTTGCTGTGAATGGAAATGTTCTCAGAGAGGTTTCTAGCAGTGTTTTGAAGGCTGAGAGTTGGGTCAGGGTTCATGCTTTAGCTCACTTTCCAGCTGCCAAAATCACTACCATTCTTGTGGGTGATACTATTCTTTGTCAAAATGGTAAAGGAGAAGAAGACAGTTTGCGTTTTTTACTACCATCCCTCAAGAACATTTATCACTCTCTTACAAGGTGGGGTCTAGAGAAAGACATCAAAGTGTCGGCTGTTTTTTCTTCCGATTGTTTGATGCAAAACTCTGTTGTTTTTACTGATGATTTGGGTAAGAAGGTGGTCAAATCTCTGTTGGAGTTCTTCCAAAATACAAACTCCACTTACTCCATTATTGCTTCTCCAAATTTGTCTTCCTCTTTGCATGAAACATTGGTTTTACTCTCCTCCCACCTGGATTTCATGAAAAGGGTTGGATCTTTTGAGCTTAGAAAGGTCAATGTCGTATTCCCCAGTCAACAACTGAAAAAACCCATAAGCAGGAAGCTGTCAATGATGGATTCCAAGTTCGAGAGACCATTCCCTGATAGGCCAGCCCCTTTGCCACTCACCGCTCCTTCTACTGGCATTTCTGCGCCTGCCAATGTAGCCAAAATCCCTCATCCTCCGCAGTACCCCATTGCTTCACTGCCTCCCATTTCCTTCCCTGTTGATTCTCCACCACCATTTTCCTTCCCCATTGCTCCAGAGCTGCCTCCGCCTTTTGTTCCCGCCAGCTCACCTAGTGGCTTCCATTTGCCTCCTTGTAATCCAGCCTATGACACTGCACCAGCACCAGAGACAGTGGTGGTGCAAAAGCTTTGGTGTGTGGCTAAGCCGAGTGTCCCTACGGAGACACTGCAAGAAGCAATGGACTACGCTTGTGGTGAAGGCGGTGCTGATTGTAAAGAACTTATGCCAGATGGGAGCTGTTTCTACCCAGACACCATTGTTGCTCATGCTTCTTATGCTTTCAACAGCTACTGGCAAAAGACCAAGAGAAATGGAGGAACTTGCAATTTTGGAGGCACTGCTATGATTATCAATGCTGACCCAA GTTTCCTTGAGTGTCGGTTTGTTCTCAGCTGA
- the LOC108454157 gene encoding glucan endo-1,3-beta-glucosidase 1 isoform X1 has protein sequence MLKMELMITCFFFLCFLGLTGAGQESIEYLRLYDTTPEDALPHGDVPIAVAVNGNVLREVSSSVLKAESWVRVHALAHFPAAKITTILVGDTILCQNGKGEEDSLRFLLPSLKNIYHSLTRWGLEKDIKVSAVFSSDCLMQNSVVFTDDLGKKVVKSLLEFFQNTNSTYSIIASPNLSSSLHETLVLLSSHLDFMKRVGSFELRKVNVVFPSQQLKKPISRKLSMMDSKFERPFPDRPAPLPLTAPSTGISAPANVAKIPHPPQYPIASLPPISFPVDSPPPFSFPIAPELPPPFVPASSPSGFHLPPCNPAYDTAPAPETVVVQKLWCVAKPSVPTETLQEAMDYACGEGGADCKELMPDGSCFYPDTIVAHASYAFNSYWQKTKRNGGTCNFGGTAMIINADPSFLECRFVLS, from the exons ATGTTGAAGATGGAGTTAATGATCACTTGCTTTTTCTTTCTCTGTTTTCTGGGTCTTACTG gCGCAGGTCAAGAATCTATTGAATACCTTAGGCTTTATGACACAACTCCGGAGGATGCATTACCTCACGGTGATGTTCCTATAGCAGTTGCTGTGAATGGAAATGTTCTCAGAGAGGTTTCTAGCAGTGTTTTGAAGGCTGAGAGTTGGGTCAGGGTTCATGCTTTAGCTCACTTTCCAGCTGCCAAAATCACTACCATTCTTGTGGGTGATACTATTCTTTGTCAAAATGGTAAAGGAGAAGAAGACAGTTTGCGTTTTTTACTACCATCCCTCAAGAACATTTATCACTCTCTTACAAGGTGGGGTCTAGAGAAAGACATCAAAGTGTCGGCTGTTTTTTCTTCCGATTGTTTGATGCAAAACTCTGTTGTTTTTACTGATGATTTGGGTAAGAAGGTGGTCAAATCTCTGTTGGAGTTCTTCCAAAATACAAACTCCACTTACTCCATTATTGCTTCTCCAAATTTGTCTTCCTCTTTGCATGAAACATTGGTTTTACTCTCCTCCCACCTGGATTTCATGAAAAGGGTTGGATCTTTTGAGCTTAGAAAGGTCAATGTCGTATTCCCCAGTCAACAACTGAAAAAACCCATAAGCAGGAAGCTGTCAATGATGGATTCCAAGTTCGAGAGACCATTCCCTGATAGGCCAGCCCCTTTGCCACTCACCGCTCCTTCTACTGGCATTTCTGCGCCTGCCAATGTAGCCAAAATCCCTCATCCTCCGCAGTACCCCATTGCTTCACTGCCTCCCATTTCCTTCCCTGTTGATTCTCCACCACCATTTTCCTTCCCCATTGCTCCAGAGCTGCCTCCGCCTTTTGTTCCCGCCAGCTCACCTAGTGGCTTCCATTTGCCTCCTTGTAATCCAGCCTATGACACTGCACCAGCACCAGAGACAGTGGTGGTGCAAAAGCTTTGGTGTGTGGCTAAGCCGAGTGTCCCTACGGAGACACTGCAAGAAGCAATGGACTACGCTTGTGGTGAAGGCGGTGCTGATTGTAAAGAACTTATGCCAGATGGGAGCTGTTTCTACCCAGACACCATTGTTGCTCATGCTTCTTATGCTTTCAACAGCTACTGGCAAAAGACCAAGAGAAATGGAGGAACTTGCAATTTTGGAGGCACTGCTATGATTATCAATGCTGACCCAA GTTTCCTTGAGTGTCGGTTTGTTCTCAGCTGA
- the LOC108454157 gene encoding glucan endo-1,3-beta-glucosidase 1 isoform X4 translates to MTLLFQCAGQESIEYLRLYDTTPEDALPHGDVPIAVAVNGNVLREVSSSVLKAESWVRVHALAHFPAAKITTILVGDTILCQNGKGEEDSLRFLLPSLKNIYHSLTRWGLEKDIKVSAVFSSDCLMQNSVVFTDDLGKKVVKSLLEFFQNTNSTYSIIASPNLSSSLHETLVLLSSHLDFMKRVGSFELRKVNVVFPSQQLKKPISRKLSMMDSKFERPFPDRPAPLPLTAPSTGISAPANVAKIPHPPQYPIASLPPISFPVDSPPPFSFPIAPELPPPFVPASSPSGFHLPPCNPAYDTAPAPETVVVQKLWCVAKPSVPTETLQEAMDYACGEGGADCKELMPDGSCFYPDTIVAHASYAFNSYWQKTKRNGGTCNFGGTAMIINADPSFLECRFVLS, encoded by the exons ATGACCCTTCTCTTTCAAT gCGCAGGTCAAGAATCTATTGAATACCTTAGGCTTTATGACACAACTCCGGAGGATGCATTACCTCACGGTGATGTTCCTATAGCAGTTGCTGTGAATGGAAATGTTCTCAGAGAGGTTTCTAGCAGTGTTTTGAAGGCTGAGAGTTGGGTCAGGGTTCATGCTTTAGCTCACTTTCCAGCTGCCAAAATCACTACCATTCTTGTGGGTGATACTATTCTTTGTCAAAATGGTAAAGGAGAAGAAGACAGTTTGCGTTTTTTACTACCATCCCTCAAGAACATTTATCACTCTCTTACAAGGTGGGGTCTAGAGAAAGACATCAAAGTGTCGGCTGTTTTTTCTTCCGATTGTTTGATGCAAAACTCTGTTGTTTTTACTGATGATTTGGGTAAGAAGGTGGTCAAATCTCTGTTGGAGTTCTTCCAAAATACAAACTCCACTTACTCCATTATTGCTTCTCCAAATTTGTCTTCCTCTTTGCATGAAACATTGGTTTTACTCTCCTCCCACCTGGATTTCATGAAAAGGGTTGGATCTTTTGAGCTTAGAAAGGTCAATGTCGTATTCCCCAGTCAACAACTGAAAAAACCCATAAGCAGGAAGCTGTCAATGATGGATTCCAAGTTCGAGAGACCATTCCCTGATAGGCCAGCCCCTTTGCCACTCACCGCTCCTTCTACTGGCATTTCTGCGCCTGCCAATGTAGCCAAAATCCCTCATCCTCCGCAGTACCCCATTGCTTCACTGCCTCCCATTTCCTTCCCTGTTGATTCTCCACCACCATTTTCCTTCCCCATTGCTCCAGAGCTGCCTCCGCCTTTTGTTCCCGCCAGCTCACCTAGTGGCTTCCATTTGCCTCCTTGTAATCCAGCCTATGACACTGCACCAGCACCAGAGACAGTGGTGGTGCAAAAGCTTTGGTGTGTGGCTAAGCCGAGTGTCCCTACGGAGACACTGCAAGAAGCAATGGACTACGCTTGTGGTGAAGGCGGTGCTGATTGTAAAGAACTTATGCCAGATGGGAGCTGTTTCTACCCAGACACCATTGTTGCTCATGCTTCTTATGCTTTCAACAGCTACTGGCAAAAGACCAAGAGAAATGGAGGAACTTGCAATTTTGGAGGCACTGCTATGATTATCAATGCTGACCCAA GTTTCCTTGAGTGTCGGTTTGTTCTCAGCTGA
- the LOC108454157 gene encoding glucan endo-1,3-beta-glucosidase 1 isoform X2 — protein sequence MFIGSHFPRVPMRSAGQESIEYLRLYDTTPEDALPHGDVPIAVAVNGNVLREVSSSVLKAESWVRVHALAHFPAAKITTILVGDTILCQNGKGEEDSLRFLLPSLKNIYHSLTRWGLEKDIKVSAVFSSDCLMQNSVVFTDDLGKKVVKSLLEFFQNTNSTYSIIASPNLSSSLHETLVLLSSHLDFMKRVGSFELRKVNVVFPSQQLKKPISRKLSMMDSKFERPFPDRPAPLPLTAPSTGISAPANVAKIPHPPQYPIASLPPISFPVDSPPPFSFPIAPELPPPFVPASSPSGFHLPPCNPAYDTAPAPETVVVQKLWCVAKPSVPTETLQEAMDYACGEGGADCKELMPDGSCFYPDTIVAHASYAFNSYWQKTKRNGGTCNFGGTAMIINADPSFLECRFVLS from the exons ATGTTCATTGGTTCCCACTTCCCACGCGTCCCAATGCGCA gCGCAGGTCAAGAATCTATTGAATACCTTAGGCTTTATGACACAACTCCGGAGGATGCATTACCTCACGGTGATGTTCCTATAGCAGTTGCTGTGAATGGAAATGTTCTCAGAGAGGTTTCTAGCAGTGTTTTGAAGGCTGAGAGTTGGGTCAGGGTTCATGCTTTAGCTCACTTTCCAGCTGCCAAAATCACTACCATTCTTGTGGGTGATACTATTCTTTGTCAAAATGGTAAAGGAGAAGAAGACAGTTTGCGTTTTTTACTACCATCCCTCAAGAACATTTATCACTCTCTTACAAGGTGGGGTCTAGAGAAAGACATCAAAGTGTCGGCTGTTTTTTCTTCCGATTGTTTGATGCAAAACTCTGTTGTTTTTACTGATGATTTGGGTAAGAAGGTGGTCAAATCTCTGTTGGAGTTCTTCCAAAATACAAACTCCACTTACTCCATTATTGCTTCTCCAAATTTGTCTTCCTCTTTGCATGAAACATTGGTTTTACTCTCCTCCCACCTGGATTTCATGAAAAGGGTTGGATCTTTTGAGCTTAGAAAGGTCAATGTCGTATTCCCCAGTCAACAACTGAAAAAACCCATAAGCAGGAAGCTGTCAATGATGGATTCCAAGTTCGAGAGACCATTCCCTGATAGGCCAGCCCCTTTGCCACTCACCGCTCCTTCTACTGGCATTTCTGCGCCTGCCAATGTAGCCAAAATCCCTCATCCTCCGCAGTACCCCATTGCTTCACTGCCTCCCATTTCCTTCCCTGTTGATTCTCCACCACCATTTTCCTTCCCCATTGCTCCAGAGCTGCCTCCGCCTTTTGTTCCCGCCAGCTCACCTAGTGGCTTCCATTTGCCTCCTTGTAATCCAGCCTATGACACTGCACCAGCACCAGAGACAGTGGTGGTGCAAAAGCTTTGGTGTGTGGCTAAGCCGAGTGTCCCTACGGAGACACTGCAAGAAGCAATGGACTACGCTTGTGGTGAAGGCGGTGCTGATTGTAAAGAACTTATGCCAGATGGGAGCTGTTTCTACCCAGACACCATTGTTGCTCATGCTTCTTATGCTTTCAACAGCTACTGGCAAAAGACCAAGAGAAATGGAGGAACTTGCAATTTTGGAGGCACTGCTATGATTATCAATGCTGACCCAA GTTTCCTTGAGTGTCGGTTTGTTCTCAGCTGA